The region AAGGCCGATTCATCCGCGTCTTGAAACGAGCGAGCGAGCTCAATCGAAAACGGCAATCCAGAAATTTCATCGATAATCGCTCTATGCGCGTCACTTAGATTTTGGTAACGCTCTTTGTTCATCACAAAAAAGACCGGATTGAATGTGGCTGGAGTGTTGACGACGGCAAAGTCAGCCACCTCATCAAGATTCCAGGGCGGCATGATATTGTTTATCGAAGAAATAGCTCCATCAATCGTTCCAGTGCTAAGCGCAGTGTAGTGTTCGGTTGGATCTAACTGAACAGGTACCGCCCCCATCCCCTTTATTACCGGCGCAGTCATCGCAGCCCAGGGTACGATTTTGGCCCCCTTCATACCTTCGATTGTAGAGACATTTTTGGTAGAGATTATCATCCCACCAGCGGGGTTTCCAACGGCAAGAACTTTCACGTCGGACCATTCGTCCGCCATGTGTTCTTCGAAGATGGTCCACATCCTCTCAGTAGAATCGATCGCATCAACCGCCTTTCCAGGCAAGATTGCCAACATCGTCTTTGGAAAGATCGTGGGTGTCGAAGCTGCAATTCCAAAAGTGATGTCCGCCACCCCTTCGACCGCGCGCTTGTATTGTTGCGTCGGGCCCGCACCAAGCTGTCCTGCGGGGTACAACTTCATGGTAAGCGTCCCCCCGGATCGTTCTTCGATCTCTTTTTCAAACCATGCCAACGCACCCGTTACAGTTTCATGACTTGGCGGTACAAATGTTGCCACGCTCAGCTCTTCAGCCTTTGCAGTTAAGCCAGTCAAGCTTAAGGTGCTGATCAAGGCTACAGTCAGCCCCAGATTGTTGAGTGTCATTGTATAATCCTCCTTCAGATAGCGCGCCGAGAGCCAAGCTCGGGACACAATACTTGGTGATCTACTGGTTAAGCGCTCCGTAGATTTCTTGAGCATTTGAGATCCCGCGCTTCTTGTAGTCGGCGAAGATGACCTCTAGCCCATCGGCAACAGCGGCATCCATTTTGGCGCGCTCTGCTTCTGAAACCACAATCCACTCGTAGTTTTTGCCGGTTGTTTCGGAGATGATCTTCTTGGACACCTCATCAGCCCCATCAAAGCTTTTCGCAAGTTCAAGCGACATAGGAAGGCCCGCCAACTCGTCGATTATCGCTCGATGCCCATCAGACAAGCTCATGTAGCGCTCTTTGTTCATCACGGCATAGGTCACAGCGAAAGACGTAGGTACGTTTTCTACGACATACCCAGAAACATCCCAGAAATTCCAAGGCGCAGTAATATTGTTGTAAGAGGCCGTGGTCGCATCAATAGTGCCAGTGCTTAGTCCGGTATACATTTCTGTAACGGGCATCTGCACAGGAACAGCACCCAACGCCTCGATGATTGGAGATGTCATCGCGGCAAAAGGCACGATTTTCGCACCCTTCATACCATCCAGCGTGGAGACATTCCGTGTTGCAGCAAGAAGACTGCCCGCAACGGTTCCAACTGCCAAAACCTTCACATCACTATATTCGTCTGCCAGGTGCTCATCAAAAATATTCCATATCGCACGGGTCGACTGAT is a window of Cognatishimia sp. WU-CL00825 DNA encoding:
- the dctP gene encoding TRAP transporter substrate-binding protein DctP, which codes for MTLNNLGLTVALISTLSLTGLTAKAEELSVATFVPPSHETVTGALAWFEKEIEERSGGTLTMKLYPAGQLGAGPTQQYKRAVEGVADITFGIAASTPTIFPKTMLAILPGKAVDAIDSTERMWTIFEEHMADEWSDVKVLAVGNPAGGMIISTKNVSTIEGMKGAKIVPWAAMTAPVIKGMGAVPVQLDPTEHYTALSTGTIDGAISSINNIMPPWNLDEVADFAVVNTPATFNPVFFVMNKERYQNLSDAHRAIIDEISGLPFSIELARSFQDADESALKWKDERIAEGKLNVEWIEVSAEERAKMEAAAAAGMEQIYADYASRGVSNAREIYGALNQ
- a CDS encoding TRAP transporter substrate-binding protein; this translates as MKLSRFILNVTLALGLSVTAQTAVSEEISVATFLPPQHHTNTGMFKWFGEEVQRRSGGTLTMKLYPAGQLGAGPVQQYKRAVEGVADITFGVSAYTPTLFPKTMLGILPGTADTADQSTRAIWNIFDEHLADEYSDVKVLAVGTVAGSLLAATRNVSTLDGMKGAKIVPFAAMTSPIIEALGAVPVQMPVTEMYTGLSTGTIDATTASYNNITAPWNFWDVSGYVVENVPTSFAVTYAVMNKERYMSLSDGHRAIIDELAGLPMSLELAKSFDGADEVSKKIISETTGKNYEWIVVSEAERAKMDAAVADGLEVIFADYKKRGISNAQEIYGALNQ